The following proteins are encoded in a genomic region of Leifsonia psychrotolerans:
- the dhaM gene encoding dihydroxyacetone kinase phosphoryl donor subunit DhaM: protein MTSATDADSKSGRVGLVFVSHSAQIADGLVELARQMAPQTTLVSAGGTADGELGTSFDRVLAAVSAADTGAGVVILGDLGSAYLTAETARDFLDPLLAARVVIVDAALVEGGVAAAVAAESGGDLEAVVAAARTASVSTPSSTEAPPSEQKVSRTVTLRNRDGLHARPAAEFVKLATTFTARVTVNGTDAKSLLGIMALGLTQGTQVELASADPGGTDAVTALAALIESGFGEA, encoded by the coding sequence ATGACGAGCGCTACCGATGCCGACTCGAAATCCGGACGCGTCGGCCTGGTCTTCGTCTCGCACAGCGCTCAAATCGCTGACGGTCTCGTCGAGTTGGCACGCCAGATGGCACCTCAGACCACGCTTGTTTCAGCCGGCGGCACAGCAGACGGTGAGCTCGGCACAAGCTTCGACCGTGTTCTTGCCGCTGTATCAGCAGCGGACACCGGCGCCGGGGTCGTGATCCTGGGCGATCTCGGCTCCGCCTATTTGACGGCAGAAACCGCTCGAGATTTTCTCGACCCCCTTCTGGCCGCACGCGTCGTAATAGTTGACGCGGCGCTGGTCGAAGGCGGTGTTGCCGCGGCAGTAGCGGCTGAAAGCGGGGGAGACCTTGAGGCAGTTGTGGCAGCCGCGAGAACGGCATCGGTGTCCACACCCAGTTCGACTGAAGCGCCACCCTCCGAGCAGAAAGTGAGCCGCACAGTCACCCTTCGCAACCGGGACGGGCTCCATGCCCGGCCTGCCGCAGAATTCGTCAAGCTCGCCACCACGTTTACCGCCCGGGTGACGGTGAACGGAACCGACGCGAAGAGCCTTCTGGGAATCATGGCGCTTGGTCTGACCCAGGGCACCCAGGTCGAGCTCGCCTCCGCTGACCCCGGTGGCACCGACGCCGTCACGGCTTTGGCTGCGCTCATCGAATCAGGATTCGGCGAAGCCTGA
- a CDS encoding HdeD family acid-resistance protein encodes MSNGITVFDLTIDSARLTKSEVMWIRIAIALSGILAIVLAVLMLTWPQKTVAIVAVLFGVYFLVTGIFRVARGIFAAGTSAGVRVLAILLGVLLIVAGIVTIRNPLNSLVVLAMIIGISWIIEGIAAIVETASDSSRWFGIVFGIISVLAGIVVLISPLESINVLVVIGGIFLLISGVIQLVQAFTFGRALKRLAGAS; translated from the coding sequence ATGTCCAACGGAATCACGGTATTTGATCTCACAATCGACTCAGCGCGGCTGACCAAATCAGAAGTCATGTGGATTCGGATCGCAATCGCACTGAGCGGAATTCTCGCAATCGTTCTCGCGGTCCTGATGCTGACCTGGCCGCAAAAAACTGTCGCCATCGTTGCCGTACTGTTCGGCGTGTACTTTCTCGTCACCGGAATCTTCCGGGTGGCCCGGGGCATCTTCGCAGCCGGCACAAGCGCCGGCGTTCGGGTGCTCGCGATTCTTCTGGGGGTGCTGCTCATCGTTGCCGGCATCGTGACAATCAGAAACCCGTTGAACTCACTGGTGGTGCTGGCGATGATCATCGGAATCTCGTGGATCATCGAAGGAATCGCGGCAATCGTTGAAACCGCCAGCGACTCGAGCCGCTGGTTCGGAATCGTATTCGGGATTATCAGTGTGCTCGCCGGAATCGTCGTACTGATCTCGCCGCTGGAGTCAATCAATGTACTCGTCGTGATCGGCGGAATTTTTCTGCTGATTTCCGGCGTGATCCAGCTTGTGCAGGCCTTCACCTTCGGCCGTGCGCTCAAGCGGCTCGCCGGCGCCTCCTAA
- a CDS encoding SDR family oxidoreductase: MTNPLAAGTLEGKRVLVTGSSRGIGADTVGYFAEAGAQVVINFRNKEARAVKLANAIRAAGGTALTVGADLTDAESVRSMLSVIETEFGGLDILVMNASGGMESGMAADYAMQLNRDAQVAVLRSALPLLGEGARVVFVTSHQAHFIETTPTMPEYEPVARSKRAGEDALRALIPELAAKGIEFVVVSGDMIEGTITATLLERSNPGALSLRKESAGRLYNVSEFAAEIALAAVEPVPAGNTRYVGDVSGFGA; encoded by the coding sequence GTGACCAATCCACTTGCAGCAGGAACACTCGAGGGCAAGCGTGTACTCGTCACCGGTTCATCCCGGGGGATCGGCGCCGATACGGTCGGCTACTTTGCCGAGGCGGGCGCGCAGGTCGTCATCAACTTCCGTAATAAGGAGGCACGTGCCGTCAAGCTGGCCAATGCGATTCGTGCGGCCGGTGGAACGGCACTGACCGTCGGTGCCGACCTGACCGACGCCGAGTCAGTGCGCAGCATGCTCAGCGTCATCGAGACCGAATTCGGCGGCCTGGACATCCTGGTGATGAACGCGTCGGGTGGCATGGAGAGTGGCATGGCGGCCGACTATGCGATGCAGCTCAATCGCGACGCTCAGGTCGCCGTGCTGCGCAGCGCCCTGCCACTTCTTGGTGAGGGAGCTCGCGTCGTCTTCGTGACCAGCCACCAGGCTCACTTTATTGAAACCACGCCGACCATGCCGGAGTACGAGCCCGTCGCGCGCAGCAAGCGGGCGGGGGAGGACGCATTGCGTGCGCTCATCCCCGAGCTGGCGGCGAAGGGGATCGAATTCGTGGTGGTCTCCGGCGACATGATCGAGGGCACCATCACCGCAACACTGTTGGAGCGGTCGAATCCCGGCGCGCTGAGCCTCCGTAAAGAGTCGGCCGGCCGTCTCTACAACGTCAGCGAATTCGCGGCCGAAATTGCACTCGCCGCGGTGGAGCCGGTTCCGGCAGGCAACACGCGCTACGTCGGCGATGTTTCAGGATTTGGCGCGTAA
- a CDS encoding NfeD family protein produces the protein METFISDYGWIIWLALILVFVTVEMVTLELTFFMIALGSLGGLLSGLLNAPWWLQLIIAVGVSLLLLLAIRPPLLRALKRGGDPSKTNVDALLGLGGRVVLSITETGGQVQLDNGETWTARLSPATPSRTVEPGETITVAEIDGATAIVVPTERTSS, from the coding sequence ATGGAGACGTTCATTTCGGACTACGGCTGGATCATCTGGCTCGCGCTTATTTTGGTCTTTGTGACGGTCGAGATGGTGACCCTGGAACTGACGTTCTTCATGATCGCTCTCGGCAGCCTGGGCGGCCTGCTCTCGGGCTTGCTCAACGCACCCTGGTGGCTGCAGCTGATCATCGCCGTCGGCGTCTCCCTCTTGCTGCTGCTCGCCATCCGTCCGCCGTTGCTCAGGGCTCTGAAACGCGGCGGAGACCCCAGCAAGACCAACGTGGACGCCCTGCTCGGCCTCGGTGGGCGAGTTGTGCTCTCCATCACCGAGACCGGTGGTCAGGTACAGCTTGACAACGGCGAAACCTGGACCGCTCGCCTCTCCCCCGCGACCCCCTCGCGGACGGTCGAACCGGGAGAGACGATTACCGTAGCTGAAATCGATGGAGCGACGGCAATCGTCGTTCCCACTGAAAGGACGTCATCATGA
- a CDS encoding SPFH domain-containing protein: protein MTDTGSIVLLVVVVLVVLALVAFLIVALFKTVRIIPQASAGVVERLGRYHKTLMPGLNMLIPFVDRLRPLIDMREQVVSFPPQPVITEDNLVVSIDTVVYFQVTDARAATYEIANYLGAVEQLTTTTLRNVVGGLNLEEALTSRDNINGQLRIVLDEATGKWGIRVGRVELKAIDPPHSIQDSMEKQMRAERDRRALILTAEGTKQSAILTAEGARQAAILSAEGDAKAAVLRAQGEAEAITTVFKAIHDGDADPKLLAYQYLLTLPKLAEGSANKLWVIPSEFTEAMKGIGQAFGTKGAPGAGGPAAGPASAPPFQQG from the coding sequence ATGACCGACACCGGCTCAATCGTTTTGCTCGTCGTCGTCGTTCTCGTCGTTCTGGCCCTCGTGGCATTCCTGATCGTCGCGCTCTTTAAGACCGTGCGCATCATTCCCCAGGCCAGCGCCGGCGTCGTGGAGCGACTCGGTCGCTATCACAAGACGCTCATGCCGGGCCTGAACATGCTTATTCCTTTCGTCGACCGACTTCGTCCGCTGATCGACATGCGTGAACAGGTTGTCTCGTTTCCTCCGCAACCGGTCATCACCGAAGATAACTTGGTGGTCTCGATCGACACCGTCGTCTACTTCCAGGTGACGGATGCCCGCGCAGCGACATACGAGATCGCCAACTATCTGGGTGCCGTCGAACAGCTCACTACGACCACGCTGCGCAACGTGGTCGGCGGGCTGAATCTCGAAGAGGCCCTGACCAGCCGAGACAACATCAACGGACAGTTGCGCATCGTTCTTGACGAAGCAACCGGAAAATGGGGAATTCGCGTCGGCCGTGTGGAACTCAAGGCTATCGACCCGCCTCACTCCATCCAGGATTCGATGGAAAAGCAGATGCGGGCCGAGCGTGACCGGCGTGCCCTCATCTTGACCGCAGAGGGTACGAAGCAGTCTGCAATCCTCACGGCAGAGGGCGCCCGGCAGGCCGCGATCCTCTCGGCCGAGGGTGACGCCAAAGCCGCGGTGTTGCGTGCACAGGGCGAGGCAGAGGCCATCACCACCGTGTTCAAGGCGATCCACGACGGCGACGCCGACCCGAAGCTCCTGGCCTACCAGTACCTATTGACCCTGCCGAAACTGGCCGAGGGCAGCGCCAACAAGCTCTGGGTCATCCCCAGCGAGTTCACCGAGGCGATGAAGGGTATCGGCCAGGCTTTTGGCACGAAGGGAGCCCCGGGCGCTGGAGGCCCCGCTGCTGGACCGGCCTCCGCTCCCCCGTTCCAGCAGGGCTAA
- a CDS encoding glycerophosphodiester phosphodiesterase has product MSAGSRSAFFSSPRPRVFAHRGLALEAPENTLLAFANALSTGVGYLETDVHVSQDGVAVLSHDPDLQRLAGRAVRVNQMTMSELRRITLGAGQSFCSLADALSAFPHARFNLDIKVAGAAVPAARAILDARATDRVLIGSFSESNRVSAVELLPGVATSASTAILQRVLAASSLGTARQLRRILSDVQAVQVPEQVKFLRIVTPRFVRVMHAAGVEVHVWTVNDPHAMTRLLNLGVDGIMTDRCDIARAVIAAHS; this is encoded by the coding sequence ATGTCAGCGGGCTCACGCTCCGCCTTCTTCTCATCCCCGCGACCGCGCGTCTTCGCGCATCGAGGACTCGCGCTGGAGGCCCCCGAAAACACGCTGCTTGCGTTCGCGAACGCCCTCTCAACAGGTGTCGGTTATCTCGAAACGGATGTACACGTCAGCCAGGACGGCGTGGCCGTGCTCAGCCATGACCCTGATTTACAGCGTCTCGCGGGACGCGCCGTCCGTGTCAACCAGATGACCATGTCAGAGCTTCGCCGCATCACCCTGGGTGCCGGACAATCATTCTGTTCGCTCGCCGACGCCCTCAGCGCTTTCCCGCACGCACGATTCAACCTCGACATCAAAGTCGCCGGCGCCGCGGTTCCTGCCGCGCGAGCCATACTCGACGCTCGCGCGACAGACCGTGTGTTGATCGGCTCGTTCTCCGAAAGCAATCGGGTTTCCGCCGTCGAGTTGCTGCCCGGCGTCGCCACCTCGGCGTCGACAGCCATCTTGCAGCGAGTTCTCGCCGCCAGCTCGCTCGGAACGGCCCGTCAACTTCGGCGCATTCTGAGCGATGTTCAGGCGGTGCAGGTTCCTGAGCAGGTCAAGTTCCTGAGAATCGTCACACCTCGCTTTGTGCGGGTGATGCACGCCGCCGGAGTGGAGGTACACGTGTGGACTGTGAACGATCCCCACGCAATGACACGACTTCTAAACCTCGGGGTCGACGGCATCATGACAGACCGCTGTGACATTGCGCGGGCCGTGATCGCAGCCCATTCCTGA
- a CDS encoding RNA polymerase-binding protein RbpA, with protein sequence MADRSLRGMRLGAQSLQTEEGVTFSPRASYTYLCATCGQETVMIFSADAEAPDEWECKHCAHVATRLVDSKPVIVDHSDEKIARTPWDMLLERRTVPELEELLEERLAFLRARRGQRKVGA encoded by the coding sequence ATGGCGGATCGCAGTTTGCGTGGAATGAGATTAGGCGCACAAAGCCTTCAGACCGAAGAGGGTGTCACCTTTTCCCCACGTGCCAGTTACACCTACCTGTGCGCGACATGCGGACAGGAAACAGTCATGATCTTTTCTGCCGACGCGGAAGCTCCCGATGAATGGGAGTGCAAGCATTGCGCGCACGTCGCGACGCGCCTGGTCGATTCGAAGCCGGTGATCGTCGATCACTCCGATGAAAAGATTGCGCGTACGCCATGGGACATGCTGTTGGAGCGTCGCACTGTGCCCGAGCTCGAGGAGCTCCTCGAAGAACGATTGGCCTTCCTGCGGGCCCGGCGCGGACAACGAAAAGTCGGCGCCTGA
- the lnt gene encoding apolipoprotein N-acyltransferase — MTRRRELVRLPLWAAVLLAAGAGVVLDAAFPDRNWWMLAPVGVALMLIALLGRGPWTGLVVGLVAGLSFWAVHISWLTLYLGPVPWLALAGLEAIFFGVGMALIAVVLQWGPRVWPSALGRLGMVPVVVAGLWTAREAWSAVWPYGGFAWGRVAISQSESPFNSLVVWVGMSGLTFVVVWLSALVVQLLREEHLAALTRAGVAIGAVALLLVLPAWPTIQSGTTRLAAVQGASDAGLFAHNAPGQILNDHASATLPLVGDKVDFVVWPENASDIDPTRSAEAAKIVNYISTAMDAPLITGTITERDGLFYNTSLLWKAGQGAVQWYDKVHPVPFAEYMPDRAFWRPFAPQLIDLISRDYQIGTRSNVFDINGIRAGIAICFDIADDQLVHEMVERKAEIILAQTNNADFGHTDESVQQLAIARLRAIEAGRTVVNISTVGSSAIIAPDGSTIASLPTWVPGSMVETVPLSTTVTPAMAAGRGIEWLLSGLGLAGAALCVWGAVAAGAVKRKASRG, encoded by the coding sequence GTGACGCGTCGACGCGAGCTCGTGCGCCTGCCACTCTGGGCCGCGGTGCTTCTCGCAGCCGGAGCCGGAGTAGTTCTGGACGCCGCATTCCCAGATCGCAATTGGTGGATGCTGGCACCCGTCGGGGTTGCCCTCATGCTGATCGCTCTGCTTGGGCGTGGTCCATGGACCGGCCTCGTCGTCGGCCTGGTTGCGGGTCTGTCCTTCTGGGCGGTTCACATCAGCTGGCTCACCCTCTACCTTGGCCCGGTACCCTGGCTGGCGCTGGCTGGGCTCGAAGCAATCTTCTTCGGCGTCGGGATGGCGCTGATCGCCGTTGTGCTGCAGTGGGGGCCTCGTGTGTGGCCGTCGGCGCTGGGTCGTCTCGGCATGGTGCCCGTCGTCGTTGCCGGGCTCTGGACGGCGCGTGAAGCGTGGTCGGCGGTCTGGCCCTACGGTGGGTTCGCCTGGGGCCGCGTCGCAATCTCACAGTCAGAGAGCCCCTTCAATTCTCTTGTCGTCTGGGTCGGGATGTCGGGTCTCACCTTTGTGGTGGTGTGGCTGAGTGCGCTCGTCGTTCAGCTGCTGCGGGAAGAGCATCTGGCAGCTTTGACTCGCGCGGGCGTTGCCATCGGAGCCGTGGCGCTTCTGTTGGTCCTCCCGGCCTGGCCGACGATTCAATCCGGCACAACTCGGCTTGCCGCCGTTCAGGGCGCTTCGGATGCCGGTCTCTTTGCACACAACGCGCCCGGGCAAATTCTGAACGACCACGCGTCCGCGACACTGCCGTTGGTGGGGGACAAGGTCGACTTCGTGGTCTGGCCCGAGAATGCCAGCGATATCGACCCCACACGGTCAGCAGAGGCCGCGAAGATCGTCAACTACATCAGTACTGCGATGGACGCGCCGCTGATCACCGGCACCATCACCGAGCGTGATGGCCTCTTCTACAACACATCATTGCTCTGGAAGGCGGGGCAGGGTGCGGTGCAGTGGTACGACAAGGTTCATCCGGTGCCGTTCGCCGAATACATGCCGGATCGAGCGTTCTGGCGCCCGTTTGCCCCGCAGCTGATCGACCTGATCTCACGTGACTATCAAATCGGCACCCGGAGCAACGTGTTTGACATCAACGGCATCCGTGCAGGAATAGCAATCTGTTTCGATATTGCCGACGACCAGCTGGTGCACGAGATGGTCGAGCGGAAGGCCGAGATCATTCTTGCGCAGACCAACAATGCCGATTTCGGGCACACTGACGAGAGCGTGCAGCAACTCGCGATCGCACGCTTGCGGGCGATCGAGGCCGGCCGTACCGTCGTGAACATCTCGACTGTCGGTTCCAGTGCGATCATTGCGCCTGACGGTTCGACGATCGCGAGTCTGCCCACCTGGGTTCCCGGGTCGATGGTCGAGACGGTGCCGCTCAGCACCACCGTCACTCCCGCCATGGCTGCCGGCCGGGGGATCGAATGGTTGCTCTCAGGCCTCGGACTCGCGGGCGCAGCGTTGTGCGTCTGGGGTGCAGTGGCGGCAGGCGCGGTGAAACGGAAAGCGTCACGCGGTTAA
- a CDS encoding DEAD/DEAH box helicase — translation MTDNLSPAERFTAAQARARHPRVQSFQAGLSFDLDPFQVAACSSIEDGNSVLVAAPTGAGKTMVAEFAVFVSMALPTAKVFYTAPMKALSNQKFQEFVATYGADEVGLLTGDTNINANARIVVMTTEVLRNMLYADSDLLRNLAFVIMDEVHYLADRFRGAVWEEVIIHLPQTVRLVSLSATVSNAEEFGDWLQAVRGKTDVIVSEERPVPLEQHALVKSTLLDLFDSSARAATHRVNPELVQLTRGGGGGAASGLEGGRRGGGGRYHQRMQPEMGRMDRSEIVRMLDGKHLLPAIFFIFSRVGCDQAVRQVLRAGVRLTDEHERDEIRAIVDDRCRTLLDEDLAVLGYWEWLDGLERGVAAHHAGMLPAFKEVVEELFQKKLVKAVFATETLALGINMPARTVVLDKLEKFNGEARVPITPGEYTQLTGRAGRRGIDALGHSVIQWQQGLDPQAVASLASRRTYPLNSSFKPTYNMAVNLIDQFGRTRTREVLESSFAQFQADRAVVDLARTVRQQEQSLAGFAESMSCHLGDFTEYSSLRRQLTDAERESNHSDHDSRSVREKRQRELQSLRKRLKAHPCHHCPEREQHARWGERWWKLKRQTDALTKQINSRTGAIARIFDRVTDVLLGFDYLVADPSGQLTLSESGRTLRRIYAERDLLVAESLRRGLWNQLDAAALAAMACALVFEPRRDEGLIDARYLPKGPFRPALDDTQELWSRLDDLERDHHLPGSNPLAVGLSLAMWKWARGAALGDVLEEADMAAGDFVRWTKQTIDLLDQLSVVADGHVGRTARQAMDAVRRGIVAYSSVA, via the coding sequence GTGACCGATAACCTGTCGCCCGCGGAGCGTTTCACCGCGGCACAAGCGCGAGCACGCCATCCGCGAGTTCAGAGTTTCCAAGCCGGCCTGTCGTTCGATCTGGATCCGTTTCAGGTCGCGGCGTGTAGCTCGATCGAAGACGGCAACAGTGTTCTTGTCGCTGCACCAACCGGTGCCGGGAAGACGATGGTTGCCGAGTTTGCGGTGTTTGTGTCGATGGCGCTTCCAACGGCGAAGGTGTTTTATACGGCACCGATGAAAGCCCTCAGCAACCAGAAGTTCCAGGAATTCGTCGCCACGTATGGCGCCGACGAGGTGGGGCTGCTCACGGGCGACACCAATATCAACGCCAATGCGCGGATCGTCGTGATGACCACCGAGGTTCTGCGCAACATGCTGTACGCAGACTCGGATCTTCTTCGCAACCTCGCGTTCGTCATCATGGACGAGGTGCACTACCTGGCCGACCGTTTTCGCGGTGCCGTCTGGGAAGAAGTGATCATTCACCTGCCGCAGACCGTGCGTTTGGTCTCGCTCAGCGCCACGGTGTCAAATGCCGAGGAGTTCGGTGACTGGCTTCAGGCCGTGCGTGGCAAAACTGATGTGATTGTGTCGGAGGAGCGGCCTGTTCCGCTCGAGCAGCATGCGCTGGTCAAGAGCACGCTGCTCGACCTGTTTGATTCATCCGCTCGAGCGGCCACCCACCGGGTCAACCCCGAATTGGTACAACTCACTCGAGGCGGCGGAGGCGGCGCGGCATCCGGTCTTGAAGGCGGTCGGCGCGGCGGCGGGGGACGCTACCACCAGCGCATGCAGCCTGAAATGGGGCGGATGGATCGCTCTGAAATCGTACGGATGCTCGACGGCAAGCATCTGCTTCCCGCCATTTTCTTCATTTTCAGCCGGGTCGGCTGCGACCAGGCCGTGCGTCAGGTGCTGCGTGCCGGAGTGCGTCTCACCGATGAACATGAGCGAGACGAGATTCGCGCTATCGTCGACGACCGGTGTCGCACACTTCTCGACGAGGACCTGGCCGTGCTCGGCTATTGGGAATGGCTTGACGGGCTCGAACGCGGGGTCGCGGCACACCATGCCGGCATGCTTCCCGCTTTCAAAGAGGTCGTTGAAGAACTGTTCCAGAAGAAGCTTGTCAAGGCCGTCTTTGCCACCGAGACGCTCGCCCTCGGCATCAATATGCCGGCCCGCACGGTGGTGCTCGACAAGCTCGAGAAGTTCAACGGTGAAGCTCGTGTTCCGATCACGCCGGGGGAGTACACCCAGCTCACGGGGCGCGCCGGGCGCCGGGGCATCGACGCGCTCGGTCACTCGGTCATCCAGTGGCAGCAGGGCCTCGACCCGCAGGCAGTCGCGTCGCTTGCCTCCCGCCGCACCTACCCGCTGAACTCCAGTTTCAAGCCCACGTACAACATGGCAGTGAATCTGATCGATCAGTTCGGCCGGACGCGCACCCGCGAGGTGCTCGAATCTTCGTTTGCGCAATTCCAGGCCGACCGGGCCGTTGTCGATCTAGCCAGAACCGTGCGCCAACAGGAGCAGTCTTTGGCCGGCTTTGCCGAGTCAATGAGCTGCCACCTGGGCGATTTCACCGAGTACTCGTCACTGCGCCGACAGCTGACCGATGCGGAACGTGAGAGCAACCACAGCGATCACGATTCACGCTCGGTGCGTGAGAAACGCCAGCGTGAACTGCAGAGTCTACGCAAACGGTTGAAGGCGCATCCGTGTCACCACTGCCCCGAACGCGAGCAGCATGCGCGCTGGGGCGAGCGTTGGTGGAAGCTCAAACGGCAGACGGATGCCCTCACCAAACAGATCAATTCCCGCACCGGAGCCATCGCTCGCATCTTTGATCGCGTAACCGACGTACTTCTCGGCTTCGACTATCTCGTCGCCGACCCGTCCGGCCAACTCACCCTCAGCGAGAGCGGCCGTACTCTGCGTCGCATCTACGCCGAACGCGATCTACTCGTTGCTGAGTCGCTGCGGCGCGGGCTCTGGAACCAGCTGGACGCGGCGGCTTTGGCCGCGATGGCGTGCGCTCTCGTCTTCGAGCCGCGGCGCGACGAGGGGCTTATCGACGCGCGGTATCTGCCGAAAGGGCCGTTCCGCCCCGCCTTGGACGACACTCAGGAGCTCTGGAGTCGTCTCGACGACCTCGAACGTGACCACCATCTGCCCGGGAGCAACCCGCTGGCGGTCGGGCTCAGCCTGGCCATGTGGAAGTGGGCTCGTGGTGCGGCACTGGGCGACGTCCTCGAGGAGGCAGACATGGCCGCCGGGGATTTCGTGCGCTGGACCAAACAGACAATCGACCTGCTCGATCAACTTTCCGTGGTGGCCGATGGGCACGTCGGCCGCACCGCACGCCAGGCGATGGATGCCGTACGCCGTGGCATCGTCGCTTACTCCTCGGTGGCGTAG
- the tatC gene encoding twin-arginine translocase subunit TatC, whose amino-acid sequence MSLGQHLVELRKRLYLAAAGLLLGAIAGWFLSDLVWGSLREPIYAIIEAQHRNAQINYPDITSAFDLKLKISLYVGLIVSSPMWLYQIFAFLTPGLTRTEKKYTFGFFFTAVPLFLAGCAAGWFVLPHVVELMTSFAPSEDAALINAQNYFDFVLKLVVAIGIAFVLPVFLVLLNFAGILSAASIIKSWRIAMLVIILFTAIATPAADVVSMFLLAIPMVVLYFTAYGIAWLQDRRVAVRVAAFNKEVAV is encoded by the coding sequence ATGTCGCTCGGCCAGCACCTCGTGGAGCTACGGAAGCGGTTGTACCTGGCCGCGGCTGGTCTTTTGCTCGGCGCCATTGCGGGCTGGTTCCTTTCGGATCTTGTCTGGGGTTCATTGCGTGAGCCGATTTACGCGATCATCGAAGCTCAGCACCGCAATGCTCAGATCAACTACCCCGACATCACCTCGGCATTCGATCTCAAGCTGAAGATCTCGCTCTACGTTGGCTTAATCGTCTCGAGTCCGATGTGGCTGTATCAGATCTTTGCTTTTCTCACGCCGGGCTTGACTCGCACAGAGAAGAAGTACACCTTCGGGTTTTTCTTCACGGCAGTGCCACTTTTCCTCGCCGGCTGTGCGGCGGGTTGGTTTGTGCTGCCCCATGTCGTCGAGCTCATGACCAGTTTTGCCCCATCCGAAGATGCCGCGTTGATCAACGCGCAGAACTATTTCGACTTTGTTCTGAAGCTCGTCGTGGCCATTGGTATCGCGTTCGTGCTGCCCGTTTTTCTTGTGCTGCTTAACTTCGCCGGCATCCTCAGCGCGGCGTCGATCATCAAATCGTGGCGTATTGCCATGTTGGTGATCATTCTCTTCACCGCGATCGCGACCCCCGCTGCCGACGTCGTGTCGATGTTTTTGCTCGCGATTCCGATGGTCGTGCTCTATTTCACGGCGTATGGCATTGCCTGGCTGCAAGACCGACGCGTCGCCGTGCGGGTAGCGGCGTTCAACAAGGAAGTGGCCGTCTAG
- a CDS encoding Sec-independent protein translocase subunit TatA has product MLQNLTGWHFVIILFVVLLLFGAPKLPGLARSLGQSMKIFKSEIKSDKVDEPSSEATAPVDPSTKS; this is encoded by the coding sequence ATGTTGCAAAACCTGACCGGATGGCACTTCGTGATCATCCTTTTCGTCGTTCTGCTGTTGTTCGGTGCTCCCAAGCTTCCGGGCCTCGCACGGAGCCTCGGGCAGTCGATGAAGATCTTCAAGAGTGAGATCAAGAGCGACAAGGTCGACGAACCGTCCAGCGAAGCGACCGCGCCGGTCGACCCCTCGACAAAGTCATAA